In Cycloclasticus sp., a single genomic region encodes these proteins:
- a CDS encoding flagellar protein FlgN, which translates to MTAQSADQLIDMIQVLENTSSQLNDVLKKEQDILKSNDSQELLTLSKEKKALVSSLESHTKTTHIFLRNMNINKGLYGLSDFLSQIKPGETKTRLTDLWLNIQSFADTNKKLNDINGSIIELNRRHTQRSLDVLRGQTGSTTSTYGADGQTMKGKTSNNLSIA; encoded by the coding sequence ATGACCGCTCAATCAGCAGACCAACTCATCGATATGATTCAAGTCCTTGAGAACACCTCAAGTCAATTAAACGATGTTCTTAAAAAAGAACAAGACATACTAAAGTCGAATGATAGTCAGGAACTTCTAACCTTATCTAAAGAAAAGAAGGCGCTCGTCTCAAGCCTAGAAAGCCACACAAAAACCACACATATCTTTTTAAGAAACATGAACATTAATAAAGGGCTATATGGTTTATCCGACTTTCTCTCTCAAATCAAACCGGGAGAGACTAAAACTCGTTTAACTGATCTATGGCTCAATATTCAATCTTTTGCTGATACTAACAAAAAACTCAATGATATAAATGGTTCCATTATTGAGTTAAACCGCAGGCACACTCAACGCTCTCTCGATGTTCTTCGCGGACAAACTGGTTCTACTACTTCAACTTATGGGGCGGATGGACAAACGATGAAAGGCAAAACGTCTAATAACCTTTCTATTGCTTAA
- the flgM gene encoding flagellar biosynthesis anti-sigma factor FlgM, whose protein sequence is MSINVKRTTSKPAQAAANKSGGAGKSNKSTAHASTKKPDNDSVNLTSTASTLQQIEQSLSDIPIVDSARVEAVSQSIEDGQYTIDNEKIADSIIKNESAFQQRKK, encoded by the coding sequence ATGTCTATTAATGTTAAACGAACAACGAGCAAACCCGCTCAAGCCGCGGCGAACAAATCTGGCGGCGCGGGTAAAAGCAACAAGAGCACCGCACATGCCAGCACAAAAAAACCTGACAACGACAGTGTTAACTTAACAAGCACAGCCTCTACACTACAACAAATTGAGCAATCACTCAGTGATATCCCCATTGTCGACAGTGCCCGCGTTGAAGCCGTTAGCCAATCAATTGAAGACGGACAATACACCATTGACAATGAAAAAATTGCCGATAGCATTATTAAAAACGAAAGCGCTTTCCAACAACGAAAAAAATAA
- the flgB gene encoding flagellar basal body rod protein FlgB produces MATTIDSLFGVHEQALIYRSKRAEVLASNMANADTPGYKARDFDFKSILNNLNTPAGHVKQTHSQHIAFDKTPAAVSLSYRTPTSASLDGNTVDTQVEQAKYAENAMDYQTSLRFLNGKISGYLSALRGE; encoded by the coding sequence ATGGCAACAACAATTGATTCATTATTTGGCGTACACGAACAAGCACTCATATATCGTTCTAAACGTGCTGAAGTGTTGGCATCGAATATGGCCAATGCCGACACACCTGGATACAAGGCAAGAGACTTCGATTTCAAGTCGATCCTAAATAACCTTAATACACCAGCGGGTCACGTAAAACAAACACACAGCCAACATATTGCGTTTGATAAGACACCCGCAGCAGTTTCGTTGTCATACCGCACTCCAACGAGTGCTTCGTTGGATGGCAATACGGTGGATACGCAAGTTGAACAAGCTAAATATGCAGAAAATGCGATGGACTATCAGACATCGCTGCGTTTCTTGAACGGCAAGATTAGCGGCTATCTTTCAGCATTAAGGGGTGAATAA
- the flgA gene encoding flagellar basal body P-ring formation chaperone FlgA: MKLFLKALVFLLLSPSLAMASNTRFENHQNIKDQAYSYIESKLNSKETEYSIKIHHIDHRIKLKKCTSAIDINLTQAHVKPGKNTLNIQCSSPVPWRVFMTANVTIFSYALVSKHPLNKGHLIQKSDLALKKIVITGRRTAYLNDTKQAINHVLKRRVNRGDIISVNNLAKQTLIKKGDTISIIAKNNGFQISMKGIALMAGSKGDKIKVKNIKTKKTIQGIVFDTQTVRVNI; this comes from the coding sequence ATGAAACTGTTTTTAAAAGCTTTAGTTTTTTTGTTACTCTCGCCATCCCTCGCTATGGCATCGAATACCCGCTTTGAAAATCATCAAAACATCAAAGATCAAGCCTATTCATATATAGAGTCTAAGCTGAACTCAAAAGAAACCGAATACAGCATTAAGATTCATCATATAGATCACCGAATTAAACTTAAAAAATGCACCAGTGCTATCGACATAAACCTAACACAAGCACATGTAAAGCCTGGCAAAAACACGTTAAATATTCAATGTAGCTCACCGGTTCCTTGGCGAGTATTTATGACCGCGAACGTCACAATATTTTCATACGCCTTGGTCTCCAAGCACCCTTTAAATAAGGGGCATTTAATTCAAAAAAGCGATCTAGCATTAAAAAAGATCGTCATTACTGGCCGACGAACCGCCTACTTAAATGATACAAAGCAAGCCATCAACCATGTCCTTAAAAGGCGGGTTAATCGAGGTGACATTATTAGTGTCAATAATTTGGCAAAACAGACCCTTATTAAAAAAGGCGACACGATCAGCATCATTGCAAAAAACAATGGCTTTCAAATTAGCATGAAAGGTATCGCCTTAATGGCCGGTAGCAAAGGCGATAAAATTAAGGTAAAAAACATTAAGACTAAAAAAACCATCCAAGGAATAGTTTTTGATACGCAGACCGTCAGGGTAAATATATGA
- the flgE gene encoding flagellar hook protein FlgE — protein sequence MSFRTSLSGLDASATDLSVIGNNIANASTNGFKESRTEFADVFATSFTGVSGNSPGSGVRVSSVSQQFGQGNVEFTSSNLDLAVNGEGFFVLDDAGTNAYTRAGSFTTDKDGFVVDSSGRQLQTFPANANGTFNTGALASLQLSTGDSAPSASTTVTPVLNLNAQQVTPSGYGGASPINPALFDVTDADTYNHSTSTRVYDSLGNDFSATMYYVASDPSANEWQVHTYVDGTRLSLNGTTDNFFTMTFDGLGSFTDISVDNGGAPIVTTNGDIAFDGLALGNGATDLTLTFDYSDTTQYGGDFAVNSLSQDGFASGRLSGISIDESGIVSATFTNGQSTELGQVALATFPNTKGLRQLGDTSWAETFGAGDRVIGSAGTAGFGSLQSGALEASNVDIATQLVSLITAQRNFQANAQAISTENEIQTAIINIR from the coding sequence ATGTCATTTCGTACCTCATTAAGTGGCCTGGACGCATCAGCAACGGATTTATCTGTTATTGGTAATAATATCGCTAACGCATCGACTAACGGCTTTAAAGAATCTCGTACCGAGTTTGCGGACGTGTTTGCAACATCATTTACCGGTGTCTCAGGTAACTCACCCGGTAGTGGTGTTCGTGTCTCGAGTGTTTCGCAACAGTTTGGTCAAGGTAATGTTGAATTTACCTCCAGTAATTTAGACTTGGCGGTTAACGGGGAAGGTTTTTTTGTTCTGGATGATGCGGGAACGAATGCTTATACAAGAGCTGGTTCATTTACAACCGATAAAGATGGCTTTGTTGTAGATAGCTCGGGCCGTCAGTTACAAACGTTTCCAGCCAATGCAAATGGTACATTTAACACGGGTGCATTAGCGTCTTTACAGCTGAGCACTGGGGACTCAGCTCCTAGTGCGTCAACAACGGTTACCCCCGTTTTGAATTTAAACGCACAGCAAGTAACACCGAGTGGTTACGGAGGTGCGTCGCCTATTAACCCGGCTCTATTTGACGTGACAGACGCAGATACATACAACCATTCAACATCGACAAGGGTTTATGATTCTCTCGGGAATGACTTTTCTGCCACTATGTATTACGTAGCCAGCGACCCAAGCGCGAATGAGTGGCAGGTACACACCTATGTCGATGGTACGCGGTTGTCATTAAATGGCACGACCGATAACTTTTTTACGATGACGTTTGATGGGTTAGGTAGCTTTACAGATATCAGCGTTGATAATGGTGGTGCGCCGATTGTAACCACAAACGGTGATATTGCTTTTGACGGTTTAGCACTGGGTAACGGTGCGACAGATTTAACATTAACGTTTGATTATTCAGATACGACGCAATATGGCGGTGATTTCGCCGTTAATTCTTTAAGCCAAGATGGTTTTGCCTCAGGTCGTTTAAGCGGTATTAGCATCGATGAATCAGGCATTGTGTCCGCGACATTTACCAATGGACAATCGACTGAATTAGGTCAGGTTGCCTTAGCGACATTTCCAAACACTAAAGGGTTACGTCAATTGGGTGATACCTCTTGGGCGGAAACATTTGGCGCGGGTGATCGAGTTATCGGCTCAGCCGGCACAGCGGGTTTTGGTTCGCTACAGTCGGGTGCTTTGGAAGCATCTAATGTAGATATCGCAACACAGCTCGTTAGTCTGATTACCGCCCAACGTAATTTCCAAGCGAATGCTCAGGCGATTTCAACCGAAAACGAAATTCAAACAGCCATTATTAATATCCGATAG
- the flgC gene encoding flagellar basal body rod protein FlgC, producing MSLYNIFDVAGSGMSAQTTRLNLVASNMANAETVSSSTNETYRARQPVFAAVLQGAMTQQNSNAKGVRVLGVVESQEPLRTEYAPQHPMANKDGYIFKPNVNVVEEMANMMSASQSYKNNVEMLNTAKQLLQQTLKIGQ from the coding sequence ATGTCTTTATATAATATTTTTGACGTAGCGGGTAGCGGCATGAGTGCGCAAACAACGCGCCTTAACCTGGTCGCCAGCAATATGGCCAATGCCGAAACCGTTAGTAGTAGCACGAATGAGACGTACCGTGCACGGCAACCCGTGTTTGCTGCTGTTCTACAAGGTGCAATGACTCAACAAAACTCAAACGCAAAAGGCGTGCGTGTACTAGGCGTTGTCGAAAGCCAAGAGCCACTTCGTACAGAATATGCGCCGCAACACCCCATGGCGAATAAAGACGGCTACATCTTCAAACCCAATGTGAATGTGGTCGAAGAAATGGCCAACATGATGTCCGCAAGCCAGAGCTATAAAAACAACGTTGAGATGCTCAATACAGCAAAGCAACTCTTACAACAAACATTAAAAATCGGTCAGTAA
- a CDS encoding chemotaxis protein, which produces MAGILTDIDRRTNLAGTNRLELLIFTLNGGQKFGINVFKIQEVIQVPSLTRIPGGNPVVRGVAQLRGRDIPVMDMSMAIGEEPLPNNDNAFVIITEFNRSVQGFLVGGVDRIINMYWKDINPPPEGSDSDSYVTALTEIDGEYVLIVDVEKILSEVSGTPQGVADETIDKRIERKGHVLVVDDSAVAQSQVKSVLDDLGLTYTVANDGKEGFDILRKWVADGIDVPSFLTMVISDVEMPRMDGYTLTTELRKMPALDGLYVMLHTSLSGVFNQSMIERVGADIFMAKYKPDELAVAIQARMRDLQGL; this is translated from the coding sequence ATGGCGGGAATACTAACGGATATTGATAGGCGTACTAACCTTGCGGGTACGAATAGGTTGGAACTGCTGATTTTTACGCTAAACGGCGGTCAAAAATTTGGCATTAACGTGTTTAAAATCCAAGAAGTGATACAAGTGCCATCACTCACCAGAATACCGGGCGGTAACCCTGTTGTACGCGGCGTTGCCCAATTGCGTGGCAGAGATATTCCGGTGATGGATATGTCAATGGCTATTGGTGAAGAACCCTTGCCGAATAATGATAATGCATTCGTCATTATTACGGAGTTTAACCGCTCTGTTCAGGGTTTTTTAGTGGGTGGTGTTGACCGTATTATTAATATGTATTGGAAGGATATTAACCCTCCACCGGAAGGGAGTGATTCGGATAGTTACGTGACAGCACTCACCGAAATTGATGGTGAATACGTGTTGATTGTTGATGTTGAAAAAATTCTAAGCGAAGTCTCTGGCACACCGCAAGGTGTCGCTGATGAAACGATTGATAAGCGGATTGAGAGGAAAGGCCATGTGCTTGTGGTGGATGATTCAGCGGTTGCACAAAGTCAGGTAAAAAGCGTATTGGATGATTTAGGGCTAACGTACACTGTTGCCAATGATGGCAAAGAAGGCTTTGATATATTAAGAAAGTGGGTCGCTGACGGCATTGATGTTCCGTCATTCCTAACCATGGTGATTTCAGACGTTGAAATGCCACGAATGGATGGTTATACCTTAACGACTGAACTGCGAAAAATGCCCGCGTTAGATGGCTTGTACGTTATGTTACATACTTCATTGAGCGGCGTGTTTAACCAGTCGATGATTGAGCGTGTGGGTGCGGATATTTTTATGGCCAAATATAAACCGGATGAACTGGCAGTCGCTATTCAGGCAAGAATGAGGGATTTGCAGGGCTTGTAG
- a CDS encoding 2-oxoglutarate dehydrogenase E1 component, which translates to MMNNLMQLFKSTSAFNGANANFVEDLYEQYLNDPDSVDEQWREQFGVIRANADTIDIPHSSIKKHFSDLAKAPTGVRVIQAGVSSEQLAKQAAVSRLMNAYRINGHKQANVNPLEQPKTKFIAELDIAFHGLSELDLNTQFDTGTLHNTPEQLALKDILPILKKTYCSSIGVEYMHISDTEMRSWVRRRMEGPRSHLNLDTDQKKWLLKLLTAAEGIENHLHRTYVGQKRFSLEGGESLIPMIDEMLQRLGEHGVKETVIGMAHRGRLNVLVNIFGKKPSILFEEFEGKRSASPAKDGSGDVKYHMGFSSDISTPGGDMHIALAFNPSHLEIINPVVEGSVRARQDRRGETGEDEVVAIQIHGDSAFSGQGVIMETLQMSRTRAYGTGGTIHIVINNQVGFTTSNPADTRSTLYATDVAKMLETPILHVNADDPEAVLFAAQLAVDFRHEFRQDIVLDMVCYRRRGHNEADEPAVTQPLMYKTIRALPTTRKIYADRVVNEGTLTTDIPVALEADYRSSLEKGEIVSRPILEHKVNPFVAKWDAFLSSKWDDPCDTTVPAKEFHKISDLMLTLPPEFSLQGRVEKVLESRKKMSVGAQPIDWGYAENMAYGTLLSTGRNIRMTGQDVGRGTFFHRHAVLHNTQNGETYTSLRHLLLEQGTFSLYDSFLSEEAVLGFEYGYSTTEPDDLVIWEAQFGDFANGAQVLMDQFISSGETKWGRLCGLVMLLPHGYEGQGPEHSSARLERYLQLCAEHNMQVCVPSTPAQIFHLLRRQALSNFRKPLVVMSPKSLLRHKLATSTLEELTEGKFQPLIQEVDDIDPNKVTRIVVCSGKVYYELLEQRRRDGLENVAILRAEQLYPFPIDELHDSFDQYPKLKQLVWCQEEPMNQGAWYQIRHRFFDLLSEKLDLSYAGRPMSASPAVGQFSLHVEQQQKLIHTALY; encoded by the coding sequence TTGATGAACAACTTAATGCAGTTATTTAAAAGCACTTCTGCCTTCAATGGTGCTAATGCAAATTTTGTTGAAGACTTGTACGAACAATATCTCAACGACCCAGATTCAGTTGATGAACAATGGCGAGAGCAATTCGGCGTCATACGCGCTAATGCCGACACCATTGATATTCCTCACTCTTCCATAAAAAAGCACTTTTCAGATTTAGCTAAAGCCCCAACGGGTGTCCGCGTTATACAAGCAGGCGTTTCATCGGAACAATTAGCAAAGCAAGCTGCTGTCTCAAGGTTAATGAATGCTTACCGAATTAACGGCCATAAACAAGCAAACGTTAACCCACTTGAACAGCCAAAAACCAAGTTTATTGCTGAATTAGATATCGCCTTTCACGGGTTAAGCGAACTTGATCTTAACACCCAGTTTGATACCGGAACCTTACACAACACACCTGAACAACTTGCGCTTAAAGACATCTTACCGATTCTTAAGAAAACGTACTGTAGCAGCATTGGTGTTGAGTACATGCATATCAGCGATACTGAAATGCGCTCTTGGGTTAGGCGTCGCATGGAAGGCCCTCGTTCACACTTAAATCTTGATACCGATCAAAAAAAGTGGTTGCTAAAACTACTGACCGCTGCTGAAGGTATTGAGAATCACTTACACAGAACCTACGTTGGGCAAAAACGCTTTTCATTGGAAGGCGGCGAAAGCTTAATTCCCATGATTGACGAAATGCTTCAACGTTTAGGTGAGCACGGTGTAAAAGAAACCGTTATTGGTATGGCTCACCGAGGACGCTTGAACGTACTCGTTAATATCTTTGGTAAAAAGCCGTCCATTCTATTTGAAGAGTTTGAAGGCAAACGTTCAGCATCACCTGCTAAAGATGGCTCAGGTGACGTTAAGTACCATATGGGCTTTTCATCTGACATCAGCACACCAGGTGGCGACATGCATATAGCATTGGCCTTCAACCCCTCTCACCTTGAAATCATCAACCCCGTTGTTGAGGGTTCTGTACGCGCTCGACAAGATCGACGCGGTGAGACCGGTGAAGATGAAGTGGTCGCCATTCAAATTCATGGTGATTCAGCTTTTTCTGGTCAAGGCGTTATTATGGAAACCCTGCAAATGTCGCGTACTCGCGCTTATGGCACCGGCGGAACCATTCATATTGTCATTAACAACCAAGTAGGCTTTACGACTAGCAACCCGGCTGATACTCGCTCTACGCTGTATGCTACCGACGTTGCAAAAATGCTCGAAACACCTATTTTGCACGTTAATGCCGATGACCCTGAAGCGGTACTATTTGCTGCTCAACTAGCGGTTGATTTCCGCCATGAATTCAGACAAGACATTGTTTTAGACATGGTTTGCTATCGCCGTCGCGGTCACAACGAGGCCGACGAACCAGCCGTTACCCAACCACTCATGTACAAAACAATTCGTGCATTACCAACAACGCGTAAAATTTATGCTGACCGTGTGGTCAACGAAGGCACTTTAACGACCGACATTCCCGTTGCACTAGAGGCTGACTACCGCTCTTCTCTTGAAAAAGGCGAGATCGTTTCACGCCCTATTCTCGAACATAAAGTAAACCCATTTGTAGCTAAGTGGGATGCCTTCTTGTCTAGCAAATGGGATGACCCTTGTGACACCACCGTACCGGCAAAAGAATTCCATAAAATATCCGATTTAATGCTAACGCTACCTCCTGAATTTTCATTACAAGGCCGGGTAGAGAAAGTATTAGAAAGCAGAAAGAAAATGTCCGTTGGCGCTCAACCTATTGATTGGGGCTACGCTGAAAACATGGCCTATGGAACATTGCTCAGCACAGGTCGCAACATCAGAATGACCGGCCAAGACGTAGGCAGGGGGACCTTCTTCCATCGCCACGCTGTACTCCATAACACACAAAATGGTGAAACATACACCTCCCTGAGGCACTTACTGCTGGAACAAGGAACCTTTTCCTTATACGACTCGTTCTTGTCTGAAGAAGCTGTTTTAGGCTTTGAATACGGCTACTCCACAACGGAACCGGACGACCTTGTGATTTGGGAAGCGCAATTTGGCGATTTTGCCAACGGCGCACAAGTACTGATGGATCAATTTATCAGCTCTGGCGAAACCAAGTGGGGCCGCCTATGTGGTCTTGTGATGCTATTACCACACGGTTATGAAGGCCAAGGCCCTGAACATTCATCAGCACGTTTAGAACGCTACTTACAATTGTGCGCTGAGCACAATATGCAAGTATGTGTACCGTCTACGCCGGCTCAAATTTTCCATTTATTGCGTCGTCAAGCTTTGAGTAACTTCCGCAAACCCTTGGTAGTCATGAGCCCAAAAAGCTTATTACGCCATAAACTTGCGACCTCTACGTTAGAAGAATTAACAGAAGGGAAATTCCAACCACTGATTCAAGAAGTAGATGACATTGACCCCAACAAAGTAACACGTATCGTCGTGTGCTCAGGCAAAGTCTATTACGAGCTACTTGAGCAACGCAGAAGAGACGGCCTTGAGAATGTTGCCATATTGAGAGCAGAGCAGCTTTACCCGTTCCCTATCGATGAGTTGCATGACTCATTTGACCAATACCCGAAATTGAAGCAGCTCGTTTGGTGTCAAGAAGAACCAATGAACCAAGGTGCGTGGTATCAAATTAGGCATCGATTCTTTGACTTACTGAGCGAAAAATTAGATCTCTCATATGCAGGTCGACCTATGTCAGCATCTCCAGCCGTTGGTCAATTTAGCTTACACGTTGAGCAACAGCAAAAACTTATCCACACAGCACTTTATTAA
- a CDS encoding PilZ domain-containing protein: protein MSFLSSLKSLLASEEREHDALNDNPNFIVRPSRIKHMLQSLMESHVQISIVLDDQSEHTSRILDVSENDIVLDQFNSREAHNKMVKGTMVQIDAKHHSVPFNFSASLIGTSRDGGYIISTPEKIYHPQKRSFFRVPLVNIEKYKFTGAIQYSENLVSGYIYDVSFGGICVAVYSNTYIKKGDILSPASMTLKGGNIIQSDFTVCSVKKSHQEGFTRVGCEFLDILPAEKRSVHKFITECERERARK, encoded by the coding sequence ATGAGTTTCTTATCGAGCCTAAAGTCCCTACTCGCATCAGAAGAAAGGGAACACGACGCTCTAAACGACAACCCAAACTTTATAGTTCGCCCGTCACGAATAAAGCATATGCTCCAATCTCTGATGGAGTCACACGTCCAAATTTCTATAGTATTGGATGATCAATCAGAGCACACCAGCCGAATACTGGATGTTTCAGAGAATGACATCGTGCTCGACCAATTTAATAGCCGTGAAGCGCATAACAAAATGGTAAAGGGTACGATGGTACAAATCGATGCTAAGCACCACTCCGTGCCCTTTAATTTTTCAGCAAGCCTTATTGGCACATCACGGGATGGCGGATACATTATTTCAACGCCAGAAAAAATTTACCACCCTCAAAAGCGATCCTTTTTTAGAGTTCCGCTAGTTAATATTGAGAAGTACAAATTTACTGGGGCCATTCAATACTCAGAAAACCTCGTCTCTGGCTATATTTATGATGTTAGCTTTGGTGGTATTTGTGTCGCCGTATACTCAAACACTTACATTAAAAAAGGCGACATCCTTTCACCCGCCAGCATGACACTCAAAGGCGGCAATATTATTCAATCTGACTTTACTGTTTGCTCTGTCAAAAAGTCTCATCAAGAAGGCTTTACACGTGTTGGGTGTGAGTTCCTTGACATTCTTCCCGCTGAAAAAAGAAGCGTCCATAAGTTCATTACAGAATGCGAACGCGAACGCGCTAGAAAATAA
- a CDS encoding CheR family methyltransferase, which produces MSITAQEFQHFRKFLKRSSGIALADNKQYLVSNRLRPLLKEMGLDRVSDLLAMIAAMPTCDLTAKVIDAMTTNETFWFRDTSHFQYLETKLLAMLSKKGAPLSVWSAACSSGQEPYSISLSVDKYIKASGKQVKVSITATDLSDKTLRQAKQGIYADMELSRGLPNELQREHFSGVRDGLQISPRHRARTSFRKLNLLDNFSTLGQFDIVFCRNVLLYFAGPTKLDILNRIVNVMKPGAYLFLSSSEIIPSEINGLETIRDATCKCYRKI; this is translated from the coding sequence GTGTCTATAACAGCGCAAGAATTTCAGCATTTTAGAAAGTTTCTGAAAAGAAGTAGCGGTATTGCGCTTGCCGATAATAAGCAATACCTAGTGTCCAATCGTTTGCGGCCCTTATTGAAAGAAATGGGTCTTGATAGGGTCTCCGACTTGTTGGCGATGATCGCTGCCATGCCTACGTGTGATTTGACGGCAAAAGTGATTGATGCGATGACCACGAATGAAACCTTTTGGTTTAGAGATACCTCGCACTTTCAGTATTTAGAAACAAAGCTATTAGCAATGTTGTCTAAGAAAGGCGCACCGCTCAGTGTGTGGTCTGCAGCCTGCTCGTCGGGACAAGAGCCCTATAGCATTAGTCTGTCAGTTGATAAGTATATTAAAGCGTCAGGCAAACAGGTTAAGGTTAGCATCACGGCTACCGACCTTTCCGACAAAACACTTCGTCAAGCAAAGCAGGGTATTTATGCGGATATGGAGCTTTCAAGGGGCTTGCCAAATGAGTTACAACGGGAACACTTTTCAGGTGTTCGTGACGGTTTACAGATCTCACCTAGGCATCGAGCACGAACATCTTTTCGAAAGTTAAATTTACTCGATAATTTTTCAACCCTTGGTCAATTTGATATCGTTTTTTGTCGGAATGTACTGCTTTATTTTGCAGGGCCTACCAAATTAGACATCTTAAATCGTATTGTTAATGTGATGAAGCCGGGGGCTTACCTGTTTTTAAGTAGCTCGGAAATAATACCGTCAGAGATTAACGGCTTAGAAACGATTCGAGATGCTACTTGCAAGTGTTACCGTAAAATCTAA
- a CDS encoding flagellar hook assembly protein FlgD has translation MSEVDFSTLQSLGLAKQNTVSDAKKSNNDLAQGDFLKLMVTQLNNQDPMKPMESGDFLGQMAQFSTVSGIGDLQTSFAEFASSVSNDQALQAANLVGRRVSVPLQSGALTAGGSIDGELTLPASSPDVSIKITDSVGQIVRTIPLGTQPAGPVAFSWDGTRSDGTIAPPGVYNVDAQARIDGQNFELDTQISADVESVTLGGLGKPLQLNLSGLGSVPFSNVSRIF, from the coding sequence ATGTCAGAAGTTGACTTTAGTACGCTGCAAAGTTTAGGTCTCGCTAAACAGAACACAGTGTCGGATGCCAAAAAATCAAATAATGATTTGGCGCAAGGGGATTTTCTAAAGCTGATGGTCACGCAGCTCAATAACCAAGACCCTATGAAACCAATGGAAAGCGGTGATTTCTTAGGGCAAATGGCGCAGTTTAGTACGGTGTCTGGCATTGGTGATTTACAAACATCATTTGCAGAATTTGCATCATCTGTTTCAAATGACCAAGCCTTGCAAGCAGCCAACCTTGTCGGTAGACGTGTTTCAGTACCCCTTCAATCAGGTGCCTTAACAGCCGGCGGTAGCATTGATGGTGAATTAACCTTACCGGCTAGTTCGCCCGATGTGAGCATCAAAATCACCGACTCAGTTGGTCAAATTGTTAGAACAATTCCATTGGGTACGCAACCAGCAGGGCCGGTAGCCTTCTCATGGGACGGTACACGTTCCGATGGCACTATTGCACCGCCAGGGGTTTATAACGTTGATGCCCAAGCGCGTATTGATGGACAAAATTTTGAATTGGATACACAAATATCAGCAGATGTTGAAAGCGTCACTTTAGGTGGTTTAGGTAAGCCGCTTCAGCTTAATTTATCCGGCTTAGGTAGTGTGCCGTTTAGCAATGTTTCAAGAATATTTTAA